The nucleotide sequence AACCGCCGCCGATCGCGATCGCGCAGTCGGCATCGCGCGACCTGGCGAACGCCTGCGCATCGCGGGCAATCTCGATCGGCACGTGCATCGTCGCGCGATCGTACAGCCCGGCCGCGCGCGCACCGAGCCGCTCGACGAGGCGTTGCGCGAGATCGCGCTGTTCCGGTGTGCAGAGCACGATCGCGCGTTGCGCGCCCAGTTCCAGCACTTCGCGTTCGAGATGCTCGAGGCTGCCTGCGCCGAAGATCACGCGGGCGGGGCGGGCCTGGTAGATGAAGTTCATGGCGTCGTTACTCCGTTGCGTAGTCGACCTGATGGCGCGAGATGCGCAGGCCCGTCAGTGCGTCGCGTACGCGTGCGTGTTCGGGATGCGTCGCGTATGCGTCGAGTGCTTCGCGCGATTCGAAATCGGCGACGAGAATCAGGTCGCACGCGTAGTCGGCCGCGCTGAAATCCGCGCCGACTTCGAGGTGCATCATGCCCGGAATCCGGCCGCGCAGGCTTTCGAAGGCGGTCTTGACGATGGTGCGTGCCACCGCGCGCTCGGGTTCGGCCGCGCCGGCGACGTTCCACATCACGACGTGGCGGATCATGCGGCGCGCTCCGCGGGATTGAGCACGAAGTCGTAATCGAGCGTGTAGAACGGCGTGTCCATGCGCGAGCCGTCCGGCGCGATGCCGGGCGCGTGCCGGATCCAGTCGGCGACGAGCGTCGACCGTACGCCGAACACCGCATCGGAGTCGAGATAGCGGTCGCCGTCGCGGAACACGTGCGTAATCAGCGTTTCGTAGCCGCGCGCCTCGATCATGAAGTGCAGGTGCGCGGGCCGCCACGGATGACGGCCGAGCGCGTCGAGCATCGCGCCGACGGGGCCGTCGTGCGGAATCGGATACGGCTCCGCGAGGATCGAGCGGAATGCGTAGCGGCCGTCGGTATCCGTGCGCAGCCGGCCGCGCGCGCGGTGCGTGACCGAGCCGTCGTCGGCCGGAAGCTGCACGTCGTAGTGCCCGTCCTCGTCGGCTTGCCAGACTTCCAGCGACGCGTGCGCGATCGGCAGGCCGTCGATGCCGCGCACGTGGCCCGACACGAAGCACGGCTCGCCGCAGGCGCCGTTCGCGATGTCGTCGAACATCCCGAAATCGCGGCTGCCTTCGACGTAGAACGGGCCGAACACGGTCGCCTCCGTGCAGCCGGCCGGCTTCGCGTGATTCTGCGCGGTGACGAGGGTCGACAGCCCGAGCACGTCGGACAGCAGGATGAACTCCTGGCGCTTGTCGTCGGTGATGTGGCCCACGGCCGTCAGGAAGCCGATCGCGGCTTGCCATTCGGCCTCGGTGAGCTTCGTCTCCCGTGCAAACGAGTGCAGGTGCTGGACGAGGCTGGTCATCACCGTGCGCAACCGCTCGTCGCGACAGCCGCCCAGCGACGCGATCACGGCCTGTGTGATGGTGTCTTCGTTGAGATTGCGCATAGGGGGTGTCTCCTGATGTCGTTGGATAGCGCGTTGACGTAACATTAATTCCTCCCCGGATCGTAAAAAAGAGGGTTTGGAGGAGTTTTGTTCTCCGCCAGGTGGAAGAATCGAACGCATGGACAAGTGGACGCAGATCGAATTTTTCGTGCAGGTCGCCGAGCTGGGCAGCCTGTCGAAGGCCGCCGAGCGGCTCGGGATGTCGAGCGCGGCGGCGAGCCGCTGCCTGAACGCGCTGGAGGAGCGGCTGGGGGCGCGGCTCGTCGAGCGCACCACGCGGCGCCTGTGGCTGACCGATGCCGGGCATGAATACCACCGGCGTTGTGTGGCAATCCTGATGGAACTGTCGGAGGCCGATGCGGCAGTCAACGAAGCGAGCGTCAACCCGGCCGGCACGCTGCGCGTGACCGCGTCGGTATCGTTCGCGTCGATCTATATCGCGCCCGCGTTGCCCGAGTTCCATCGGCGCTACCCCAACCTGAACGTGCAGATCGTCGCGGCGAACCGCTATCCGGATTTCATCGAGGCCGGCATCGACGTGGCGATCCGCACGCGCGAGCATGAAGCGGATTCGGGCATCACGGTGCGCAAGCTCGCCGAGACGCGGCGCGTGCTGGCCGCGTCGCCCGGGTATCTGGCGAAGCACGGCGCGCCGGCGACGCCCGATGCGCTGTGCGACCACCGGCTGCTGGTGTACAACCTCGCGAACGATCCGTACGTCCTGCATTTCCGCCACGGCGCGAAGAAGCAGTCGGTCACGATCAAGAGCGTGCTCGATGCTAACGAAGGGCAGGTGATCCGCGCGGCGGCGCTTGCCGGGCTCGGCATCCTGATCCAGCCGCTCTACATCATTCACGACGATATCGTCGCGGGGAAGCTGGTGCCGGTGCTCACCGACTGGCAACTGCCGGCGCTCACCGTCAACATCGCGTACCAGAGCCGCCGTCACCAGCCGGCGAAGATCCGCGTGTTCACCGAGTTCCTGATCGAGCGCGTCGAACGCCTCGGGCTCGCGCGCAAATGGAAGGAAGTCGGCCGTTGATCGCAGGACGGCGTCAAGGTCGCGTCGGACGGCTCGCGGGCAATCGGTCGCGATCGGCCCGCAGCTGCGTGTCATGTGGGGGCCGGCGTCGGGCGTGGTCGTGAAGTACCAGCACGAGTTCGCGGTGCGCAACCGGCCGCGGGGCGACAAGCTGTGGGTGCAGTTCAGTTTTCCGTTGTAGGCGCGGCGTACGGCCCCGGCCACGCACCCGGCCGGGACAACCTGACGAAATCCTGACGAATCAAAGTGATATATTGTATCATCTGAGGTTTGCGTCACCGACGGGCCGGGCTGCCGGGCACGGCCGCGTGCGACGCCACCCTCCGAAGATCGATACGACGTGACGAAAACCAGACACACCCCGGCGCGCGGGGAGCGGCACCACGCCGCGTCGCGCCGGAACGGCGACGCCTGGCGCGTTCGCGTGGCCCGCGGCTGCACGACCCTGCTGGGCTGCGCGATGGCGACCTCCGGCGCGTTGGCCGCCGAAGCGGCCGCACCCGCACCGGACGAACGGCATGCGCTGCCGGCGATCAACGTCAGCGCGCCATCCGCACCGGCCGACCCGCTGACGCAACCGCTCGAAACCGGCTCGCGGCTCGGGCTCGCGAGCCTCGACACGCCCGCGAGCGTCGAGACGGTCACGGCCGACACGATCGACGCGCGCGGCGATCGCACGGTGCTCGACGCGGTGACGCGCACCGCGGGGTTCTCCAGCGCGATGGCGCCCGGCACCGGCGGCACCGCATTGAGCGTGCGCGGCTTCAGCGGGCAGGAATCGGTGATGACGCTGCTCGACGGCGTGCGGCTGATGCCGGCCGCCGGCACGATCACGTTCCCGTTCGATACGTGGTCGGTCGAGCGCATCGAGGTGCTGCGCGGCCCGGCGTCGATGCTGTACGGCGAAGGGGCGATCGGCGGCGTCGTGAACGTGGTGCCGAAACGGCCGCAGCGCACGCGCGAGACGACGCTGCAGGTCGGGGTCGGCCTGGATGGTGCGAAGCGCGCCGCGTTCGATACGACGGGCGCGCTCGGCCCGAAGCTGTCGTATCGCTTCCATGCAAGCGATGCGCGCGCGAACGGTCTCGCCGAGCGGGCCGATACGCATACGACGGCCGTCGGCGGCGCGCTGAAGTTCGACGTGAGCCCGACGCTCACGCTGACGCTCGACTTCGACTATGGCCGCCAGATGCCGGCGGCCTACTATGGCGTGCCGGCGCCGAACGGCGTGCTCGATCCGTCGCTGCGCAAGCTCAACTACAACGTCGCCGACGCGTCGATTTCCTATTACGACCAATGGACGCGCCTGTCGGCGACCTACCGGCCGACGGCCGGCGTGACGATCGACAACCAGCTCTACTACCTGACGTCGAATCGCCACTGGCGCAATGCCGAATCGTATGCGCTCGATGCCGCGACGGGGCGCGTCACGCGCGGCGACTATCTCGACATCGGCCACCACCAGCGGCAGATCGGCGATCGGCTGAGTGCACGCTTCGACGGCACGCTGTTCGGCCGCGCGAACCGCTTCGTCGTCGGCACGGAATTCAGCCAGATCACGTTCAGCGGCACCAACAATTCGCCGTACGGCGGCGAATCGATGGTGCCCGCGCACGGCTTCGACCCTGGCGTGTTCACGAGCCCCGACCCGACGGTGCCGCAGTTCAGCACGCGCGCGCGGCAGGCGGCGGTGTTCGCCGAGAACCGGCTCGAAGTGCTGCCGCGGCTCGCGTGGGTGAGCGGGCTGCGCTACGACCACATCGCGTTCAGCCGCGAGCAGGCAGCGACCGGCGCGGGCTTCGACAAGCGTTTCGCGAACGTCGGCTGGCGCACCGGCTTCGTGTTCGAAGTCGCGCCGACGCTCAGCGCGTATGCGCAGTACACGACGGGCGCGGAGGGCCTCGGCTCGCTCGTGACGCTGTCCGCGTCGCAGGCGGGCTACCGGCTCGCGACCGGCGAACAGTGGGAAGCCGGCGTCAAGCAGACGTTGCTCGACGGCCGCGCATACTGGACGTTCGCCGTGTACGACATCACGAAGCGCAACCTGCTCAGCACCGATCCGTTCAATCCCGCGCGGCGCCAGCAGGTCGGCCGGCAATCGTCGCGCGGCCTCGAGCTGACGGGCGGCGCGCGGCTGCCGCACGGCTGGACGGTCGATGCGAACGTCGCGCTGCTGCGCGCGCGCTATGACGCGTTCAACCAGAAGGTCGGCAGCGCGACGGTGTCGCACGCCGGCAATACGCCGGCCAACGTGCCGCGGCAGACGGCGAACCTGTGGCTCGGCTGGGCGTTTGCCGAGCGCTGGCAGGCGAACGCGGGCGTGCGCTACGTCGGCGCGACCTACGGCGACGACGCGAACCGCGTGCAGGTGCCGTCGTACACGGTGTTCGACGCGTCGCTGCGCTGGCAGCCGACGTCGCGCACCGAGCTGGCGCTGATCTTGCGCAACCTCGCGAACCGCACGTATGCGGTGACGACGTCGAACGCCGGCGAGCAATGGCTGCTCGGCCCGTCGCGCTCGGCGGAGCTCGTCGCGACGATGCGCTTCTGATGCGGCACGGCGCACCTCCCGTGATGCACATGCTCGACATCGAACGCGTGAGCTGGTCTCCCGGCGGCGCGATCACCGTGCTCGATTCGGTGACGCTGAGCGTGGCCGACGGCGAGTTCGTCGGGCTGGTCGGCCCGAACGGCAGCGGCAAGACGAGCCTGCTGCGCTGCGTGTTCCGTTACGCGCGGCCCGATGCCGGCCGTGTCGCGCTCGATGCGCAGGACGTGTGGCGCATGCGGCCGCGCGCGGTCGCGCAGCGCATCGCGGTGCTGCAGCAGGAGACGCCGGACGATTTCGGGCTGACGGTCGACGAACTGGTCGGCATGGGGCGCACGCCGCACCAGCGGCCGTTCGACGCGGAGACGGCGGACGATCGCCGGATCGTCGAATCCGCGCTGCACGACGTCGGCCTCGTCGAGCGCCGTGCGCAGCGCTTCGCGTCGCTGTCGGGCGGCGAGAAGCAGCGTGCGCTGCTGGCCCGCGCACTCGCTCAGCAGCCCGAACTGCTGTTGCTCGACGAACCGACCAACCATCTCGACCTGCGCCATCAGCTCGAACTGCTCGCGCGCGTGCGGCGCCTCGGCATCGCGACGCTCGCCACGATTCACGACCTCAATCTCGCGGCCGCGTATTGCGACCGGCTCCACGTGCTCGCGCACGGCAGGGTCGTCGCGTCGGGCGTGCCGGCCGACGTGCTGACCGAAGCGCTGCTGCGCGACGTGTTCGGCGTCGCCGCGCTCGTCGATCGCCATCCCGTCACGGGCCGGCCGCGCATCACGCCGCTTCATCCGGAATGATTGCCA is from Burkholderia sp. HI2500 and encodes:
- a CDS encoding TonB-dependent receptor → MATSGALAAEAAAPAPDERHALPAINVSAPSAPADPLTQPLETGSRLGLASLDTPASVETVTADTIDARGDRTVLDAVTRTAGFSSAMAPGTGGTALSVRGFSGQESVMTLLDGVRLMPAAGTITFPFDTWSVERIEVLRGPASMLYGEGAIGGVVNVVPKRPQRTRETTLQVGVGLDGAKRAAFDTTGALGPKLSYRFHASDARANGLAERADTHTTAVGGALKFDVSPTLTLTLDFDYGRQMPAAYYGVPAPNGVLDPSLRKLNYNVADASISYYDQWTRLSATYRPTAGVTIDNQLYYLTSNRHWRNAESYALDAATGRVTRGDYLDIGHHQRQIGDRLSARFDGTLFGRANRFVVGTEFSQITFSGTNNSPYGGESMVPAHGFDPGVFTSPDPTVPQFSTRARQAAVFAENRLEVLPRLAWVSGLRYDHIAFSREQAATGAGFDKRFANVGWRTGFVFEVAPTLSAYAQYTTGAEGLGSLVTLSASQAGYRLATGEQWEAGVKQTLLDGRAYWTFAVYDITKRNLLSTDPFNPARRQQVGRQSSRGLELTGGARLPHGWTVDANVALLRARYDAFNQKVGSATVSHAGNTPANVPRQTANLWLGWAFAERWQANAGVRYVGATYGDDANRVQVPSYTVFDASLRWQPTSRTELALILRNLANRTYAVTTSNAGEQWLLGPSRSAELVATMRF
- a CDS encoding ABC transporter ATP-binding protein, which codes for MHMLDIERVSWSPGGAITVLDSVTLSVADGEFVGLVGPNGSGKTSLLRCVFRYARPDAGRVALDAQDVWRMRPRAVAQRIAVLQQETPDDFGLTVDELVGMGRTPHQRPFDAETADDRRIVESALHDVGLVERRAQRFASLSGGEKQRALLARALAQQPELLLLDEPTNHLDLRHQLELLARVRRLGIATLATIHDLNLAAAYCDRLHVLAHGRVVASGVPADVLTEALLRDVFGVAALVDRHPVTGRPRITPLHPE
- a CDS encoding LysR family transcriptional regulator; this translates as MDKWTQIEFFVQVAELGSLSKAAERLGMSSAAASRCLNALEERLGARLVERTTRRLWLTDAGHEYHRRCVAILMELSEADAAVNEASVNPAGTLRVTASVSFASIYIAPALPEFHRRYPNLNVQIVAANRYPDFIEAGIDVAIRTREHEADSGITVRKLAETRRVLAASPGYLAKHGAPATPDALCDHRLLVYNLANDPYVLHFRHGAKKQSVTIKSVLDANEGQVIRAAALAGLGILIQPLYIIHDDIVAGKLVPVLTDWQLPALTVNIAYQSRRHQPAKIRVFTEFLIERVERLGLARKWKEVGR
- a CDS encoding intradiol ring-cleavage dioxygenase produces the protein MRNLNEDTITQAVIASLGGCRDERLRTVMTSLVQHLHSFARETKLTEAEWQAAIGFLTAVGHITDDKRQEFILLSDVLGLSTLVTAQNHAKPAGCTEATVFGPFYVEGSRDFGMFDDIANGACGEPCFVSGHVRGIDGLPIAHASLEVWQADEDGHYDVQLPADDGSVTHRARGRLRTDTDGRYAFRSILAEPYPIPHDGPVGAMLDALGRHPWRPAHLHFMIEARGYETLITHVFRDGDRYLDSDAVFGVRSTLVADWIRHAPGIAPDGSRMDTPFYTLDYDFVLNPAERAA
- a CDS encoding Dabb family protein translates to MIRHVVMWNVAGAAEPERAVARTIVKTAFESLRGRIPGMMHLEVGADFSAADYACDLILVADFESREALDAYATHPEHARVRDALTGLRISRHQVDYATE